The Acidobacteriota bacterium genome contains the following window.
CCGCGACTTCGCGGTGATTACGGAGCGCCTGAATGTCACCCCCGGCGAGTTCAGCATCCTGACGCTTATCAAGGCCAATCCGGGGGTGAGCCAGAGCCGCTTCGCTTCCATGTATCGGGTGGACAAGTCGACCCTTTCCCTGAGCATCAGTGGACTGGTGAAGCGTTCCCTGGTCTATCGGACGCGAGTGCACGTCGACAATCGGTTCCACGCGCTGTGGCTCACGGAGGCCGGGGGCGAATTGCTGCTTCGGGTGACCGAACAGGTCAACGTCCAGGAACGCAAGATGGACGCGGTATTGCATCCCGGCGAACGGGATCAGCTCCTCGACATGTTGGCGCGCATCGCGCAGGCGCTGCACTGAGGCCGGCCTGGATCCGTGCGGCTGGCCACGGACCAGCAACGGGCGCTTCCTCGCGCGCCCGGGCAGGCCCCGGGGCGGCTTGGCCAGGAATAAAGATCGCTAAAAAATGAATCTTTGATCCAGATCAAGGATGCGGCGTCCCTTGCGGGTCAATTATGTATTCCGGTACCGGAATGCGTATTTGACCCCGCGAG
Protein-coding sequences here:
- a CDS encoding MarR family winged helix-turn-helix transcriptional regulator; translated protein: MHNPMIRPGAAWPDDVNLDEAGASASLLEDGPIPAREAAIDLDLLPGLLGYQIRQAQAALFRDFAVITERLNVTPGEFSILTLIKANPGVSQSRFASMYRVDKSTLSLSISGLVKRSLVYRTRVHVDNRFHALWLTEAGGELLLRVTEQVNVQERKMDAVLHPGERDQLLDMLARIAQALH